A DNA window from Ornithodoros turicata isolate Travis chromosome 10, ASM3712646v1, whole genome shotgun sequence contains the following coding sequences:
- the LOC135370294 gene encoding uncharacterized protein LOC135370294 isoform X2: MDLSLELLADKPEPVVTAAPPNVSLVVLSDTTPPTAPQYGTVCAPQPQEEKKPDGISNTVPSTFISAVLQNPVSSKTGKRSITARLPSSQKRFLISLGRPKPIISSLLHTEAVSQRRVLYRQEQSVHVSLLAHQKRPSVDTVQAKRPTTSTGAERSASSYSEIVTDTASISGAVSPSGAASPSEAASPSGAASPSGAASPSGAVSPSEAASPSEAASTSEAASPSGAASPPLHPRKSGGSEFSPRFDQTGIGATLPLGYIFPPSRGEKKSSAGTALPPEVPSHRHGHKRTVSTALPSGSDRQRPTVSLADHQKPTISTTDQVKPPAGIGSPKETSVTKRGPETAPASTQRQRDESGSGEGYPKSASSQIHDAAADGTKDGHASRSRMRKSATHFDEPECSKKKKKGRVRRMLQKMRRIHEEYVEGAATHERAKNWCYVVMFLILVIGNIIMGTILLYSALKPSLDPSLVHQGRCLVMCYFEPRSILRANWSYDLRKYFPSRNCTHVLYSDLVYSEKGSTVTYENAYIAFNKRALATFVELSRTHGASILAELRCRNKEDLRKLETLASNPENLPGFATNVSDYLMKAGFQGLDVNVYNPNSGIGNVKVQYPAILEALRDEFQKHKLLLSVNVYVTHHFPEAMDYAKIWELVDIMVVNTHNLTHSTNDTSAPSPLYGGKGSYSWESSLNLIANATRTRARLVASVAFTGSEFKLEDPIDNVQNVTLGRPSSGYADKTDITYTKGLLAYFEVCSAFQAFPWLHTVNFDVMCPLAAYKERWIGYDDAWSIAEKVRYARREKLLGIAVRHIDKDDFLGSCGEKNPLMTALLTQMDDCLKPP, encoded by the exons ATGGACCTGTCATTGGAACTATTAGCCGATAAACCAGAACCAGTCGTTACTGCAGCTCCACCCAACGTATCTCTGGTCGTATTGAGTGATACGACGCCACCTACTGCGCCGCAGTATGGGACAGTGTGTGCACCGCAACCGCAGGAGGAAAAGAAGCCGGACGGTATCAGCAATACAGTTCCGTCCACGTTCATCTCGGCTGTCTTGCAAAATCCCGTGTCCAGCAAAACCGGGAAGAGGAGCATCACCGCTAGGTTACCAAGCTCGCAGAAGCGATTCCTCATCTCCCTCGGACGTCCGAAACCGATTATCAGTTCTCTTCTGCATACAGAAGCCGTCTCCCAGAGACGGGTGCTGTACAGACAGGAACAATCCGTCCACGTTTCACTGCTTGCTCATCAGAAGCGACCATCTGTGGACACTGTACAAGCTAAGCGACCGACAACATCCACTGGCGCTGAAAGAAGCGCTTCATCGTACTCCGAAATTGTCACTGATACTGCTTCAATATCAGGAGCAGTGTCACCATCTGGAGCAGCGTCACCCTCAGAAGCAGCGTCACCATCTGGAGCAGCGTCACCATCTGGAGCAGCGTCACCATCTGGAGCAGTTTCACCCTCAGAAGCAGCGTCACCCTCGGAAGCAGCGTCAACCTCAGAAGCAGCGTCACCATCTGGAGCAGCTTCACCACCGTTGCATCCGCGGAAATCAGGCGGCAGCGAGTTCTCGCCTCGTTTCGATCAGACGGGAATTGGAGCCACCCTTCCGTTAGGATATATTTTTCCACCATCGCGCGGTGAAAAGAAATCAAGCGCCGGCACCGCGTTACCTCCTGAAGTCCCTTCGCATCGGCACGGTCACAAAAGAACCGTCAGCACTGCGTTACCCAGCGGCTCCGACCGACAAAGACCTACGGTCAGTCTAGCAGACCATCAAAAGCCCACGATCAGTACCACCGATCAGGTGAAACCACCGGCGGGCATAGGATCACCGAAAGAGACATCCGTAACCAAACGTGGGCCGGAGACAGCACCCGCATCGACACAACGGCAACGTGATGAATCGGGTTCCGGTGAAGGTTACCCGAAGTCCGCCTCGTCTCAGATACACGACGCGGCCGCTGACGGCACGAAAGACGGCCACGCGTCGCGGTCGAGGATGAGGAAGTCCGCTACCCACTTCGACGAGCCAGAGTGtagcaagaagaaaaagaaaggccgGGTCCGTCGAATGCTGCAGAAGATGCGCCGGATACACGAGGAGTACGTGGAAGGAGCTGCGACGCATGA GAGGGCGAAGAACTGGTGCTACGTGGTTATGTTCCTGATCTTGGTAATAGGAAACATTATCATGGGAACCATACTATTGTACTCCGCGCTGAAACCTT CGCTGGATCCCAGTCTGGTGCACCAGGGCCGCTGTCTGGTCATGTGCTACTTCGAGCCACGAAGCATATTGCGGGCCAACTGGTCGTACGATCTGCGCAAGTACTTTCCATCGCGCAACTGCACGCACGTGCTTTACTCGGACCTCGTGTACTCTGAAAAGGGTTCTACTGTCACCTACGAGAACGCCTACATCGCCTTCAATAAAA GGGCCCTGGCGACCTTTGTGGAACTGTCCCGCACCCACGGAGCCTCGATTCTGGCAGAACTTCGCTGCCGCAACAAAGAAGACCTGCGGAAGCTGGAGACATTGGCGTCCAACCCCGAGAACCTGCCTGGCTTCGCAACCAACGTGTCTGACTACCTTATGAAAGCGGGCTTCCAGGGCCTGGACGTCAATGTCTACAACCCGAACAGCGGAATAGGGAACGTCAAGGTCCAGTACCCTGCTATCTTAGAG GCACTGCGGGATGAATTCCAGAAGCACAAGCTGCTACTGAGCGTCAATGTCTACGTCACCCACCACTTCCCAGAAGCAATGGACTACGCAAAAATCTGGGA GCTGGTGGACATAATGGTAGTAAACACTCATAACCTTACCCACTCAACTAACGATACAAGCGCGCCCAGCCCCCTGTACGGCGGCAAAGGATCTTATTCTTGG gaGTCTAGCCTGAACCTGATAGCGAACGCAACGCGCACGCGAGCCCGCCTGGTAGCCTCGGTGGCGTTCACGGGCAGCGAGTTTAAGCTCGAGGATCCCATCGACAACGTGCAGAATGTGACGCTCGGCCGGCCTTCATCGGGTTACGCTGACAAGACGGACATCACCTACACGAAAGGTCTACTTGCATACTTCGAA GTCTGCAGTGCATTCCAAGCCTTTCCATGGCTTCACACCGTCAACTTCGACGTCATGTGTCCCTTAGCTGCGTACAAGGAACGGTGGATCGGCTACGACGATGCCTGGAGCATAGCTGAGAAG GTCCGGTACGCCAGACGTGAGAAGCTTCTCGGGATCGCCGTGCGGCACATCGACAAGGATGACTTCCTTGGGAGCTGTGGCGAAAAGAACCCTCTAATGACAGCGCTGCTGACACAGATGGATGATTGTTTGAAACCACCATAA
- the LOC135370294 gene encoding uncharacterized protein LOC135370294 isoform X1, whose product MDLSLELLADKPEPVVTAAPPNVSLVVLSDTTPPTAPQYGTVCAPQPQEEKKPDGISNTVPSTFISAVLQNPVSSKTGKRSITARLPSSQKRFLISLGRPKPIISSLLHTEAVSQRRVLYRQEQSVHVSLLAHQKRPSVDTVQAKRPTTSTGAERSASSYSEIVTDTASISGAVSPSGAASPSEAASPSGAASPSGAASPSGAVSPSEAASPSEAASTSEAASPSGAASPPLHPRKSGGSEFSPRFDQTGIGATLPLGYIFPPSRGEKKSSAGTALPPEVPSHRHGHKRTVSTALPSGSDRQRPTVSLADHQKPTISTTDQVKPPAGIGSPKETSVTKRGPETAPASTQRQRDESGSGEGYPKSASSQIHDAAADGTKDGHASRSRMRKSATHFDEPECSKKKKKGRVRRMLQKMRRIHEEYVEGAATHERAKNWCYVVMFLILVIGNIIMGTILLYSALKPWIRPPTTLDPSLVHQGRCLVMCYFEPRSILRANWSYDLRKYFPSRNCTHVLYSDLVYSEKGSTVTYENAYIAFNKRALATFVELSRTHGASILAELRCRNKEDLRKLETLASNPENLPGFATNVSDYLMKAGFQGLDVNVYNPNSGIGNVKVQYPAILEALRDEFQKHKLLLSVNVYVTHHFPEAMDYAKIWELVDIMVVNTHNLTHSTNDTSAPSPLYGGKGSYSWESSLNLIANATRTRARLVASVAFTGSEFKLEDPIDNVQNVTLGRPSSGYADKTDITYTKGLLAYFEVCSAFQAFPWLHTVNFDVMCPLAAYKERWIGYDDAWSIAEKVRYARREKLLGIAVRHIDKDDFLGSCGEKNPLMTALLTQMDDCLKPP is encoded by the exons ATGGACCTGTCATTGGAACTATTAGCCGATAAACCAGAACCAGTCGTTACTGCAGCTCCACCCAACGTATCTCTGGTCGTATTGAGTGATACGACGCCACCTACTGCGCCGCAGTATGGGACAGTGTGTGCACCGCAACCGCAGGAGGAAAAGAAGCCGGACGGTATCAGCAATACAGTTCCGTCCACGTTCATCTCGGCTGTCTTGCAAAATCCCGTGTCCAGCAAAACCGGGAAGAGGAGCATCACCGCTAGGTTACCAAGCTCGCAGAAGCGATTCCTCATCTCCCTCGGACGTCCGAAACCGATTATCAGTTCTCTTCTGCATACAGAAGCCGTCTCCCAGAGACGGGTGCTGTACAGACAGGAACAATCCGTCCACGTTTCACTGCTTGCTCATCAGAAGCGACCATCTGTGGACACTGTACAAGCTAAGCGACCGACAACATCCACTGGCGCTGAAAGAAGCGCTTCATCGTACTCCGAAATTGTCACTGATACTGCTTCAATATCAGGAGCAGTGTCACCATCTGGAGCAGCGTCACCCTCAGAAGCAGCGTCACCATCTGGAGCAGCGTCACCATCTGGAGCAGCGTCACCATCTGGAGCAGTTTCACCCTCAGAAGCAGCGTCACCCTCGGAAGCAGCGTCAACCTCAGAAGCAGCGTCACCATCTGGAGCAGCTTCACCACCGTTGCATCCGCGGAAATCAGGCGGCAGCGAGTTCTCGCCTCGTTTCGATCAGACGGGAATTGGAGCCACCCTTCCGTTAGGATATATTTTTCCACCATCGCGCGGTGAAAAGAAATCAAGCGCCGGCACCGCGTTACCTCCTGAAGTCCCTTCGCATCGGCACGGTCACAAAAGAACCGTCAGCACTGCGTTACCCAGCGGCTCCGACCGACAAAGACCTACGGTCAGTCTAGCAGACCATCAAAAGCCCACGATCAGTACCACCGATCAGGTGAAACCACCGGCGGGCATAGGATCACCGAAAGAGACATCCGTAACCAAACGTGGGCCGGAGACAGCACCCGCATCGACACAACGGCAACGTGATGAATCGGGTTCCGGTGAAGGTTACCCGAAGTCCGCCTCGTCTCAGATACACGACGCGGCCGCTGACGGCACGAAAGACGGCCACGCGTCGCGGTCGAGGATGAGGAAGTCCGCTACCCACTTCGACGAGCCAGAGTGtagcaagaagaaaaagaaaggccgGGTCCGTCGAATGCTGCAGAAGATGCGCCGGATACACGAGGAGTACGTGGAAGGAGCTGCGACGCATGA GAGGGCGAAGAACTGGTGCTACGTGGTTATGTTCCTGATCTTGGTAATAGGAAACATTATCATGGGAACCATACTATTGTACTCCGCGCTGAAACCTT GGATACGACCACCGACAA CGCTGGATCCCAGTCTGGTGCACCAGGGCCGCTGTCTGGTCATGTGCTACTTCGAGCCACGAAGCATATTGCGGGCCAACTGGTCGTACGATCTGCGCAAGTACTTTCCATCGCGCAACTGCACGCACGTGCTTTACTCGGACCTCGTGTACTCTGAAAAGGGTTCTACTGTCACCTACGAGAACGCCTACATCGCCTTCAATAAAA GGGCCCTGGCGACCTTTGTGGAACTGTCCCGCACCCACGGAGCCTCGATTCTGGCAGAACTTCGCTGCCGCAACAAAGAAGACCTGCGGAAGCTGGAGACATTGGCGTCCAACCCCGAGAACCTGCCTGGCTTCGCAACCAACGTGTCTGACTACCTTATGAAAGCGGGCTTCCAGGGCCTGGACGTCAATGTCTACAACCCGAACAGCGGAATAGGGAACGTCAAGGTCCAGTACCCTGCTATCTTAGAG GCACTGCGGGATGAATTCCAGAAGCACAAGCTGCTACTGAGCGTCAATGTCTACGTCACCCACCACTTCCCAGAAGCAATGGACTACGCAAAAATCTGGGA GCTGGTGGACATAATGGTAGTAAACACTCATAACCTTACCCACTCAACTAACGATACAAGCGCGCCCAGCCCCCTGTACGGCGGCAAAGGATCTTATTCTTGG gaGTCTAGCCTGAACCTGATAGCGAACGCAACGCGCACGCGAGCCCGCCTGGTAGCCTCGGTGGCGTTCACGGGCAGCGAGTTTAAGCTCGAGGATCCCATCGACAACGTGCAGAATGTGACGCTCGGCCGGCCTTCATCGGGTTACGCTGACAAGACGGACATCACCTACACGAAAGGTCTACTTGCATACTTCGAA GTCTGCAGTGCATTCCAAGCCTTTCCATGGCTTCACACCGTCAACTTCGACGTCATGTGTCCCTTAGCTGCGTACAAGGAACGGTGGATCGGCTACGACGATGCCTGGAGCATAGCTGAGAAG GTCCGGTACGCCAGACGTGAGAAGCTTCTCGGGATCGCCGTGCGGCACATCGACAAGGATGACTTCCTTGGGAGCTGTGGCGAAAAGAACCCTCTAATGACAGCGCTGCTGACACAGATGGATGATTGTTTGAAACCACCATAA